The following are encoded together in the Leucoraja erinacea ecotype New England chromosome 13, Leri_hhj_1, whole genome shotgun sequence genome:
- the atg101 gene encoding autophagy-related protein 101, whose product MNCRSQTLELTVEARQIEETVLAVLHTVLLHRSSGKFHYKKEGTYSIGTVGTEDVDCDFVDCTYVRVSSDELDRTLRRSVGEFKDALRNSGSDGSGQISLEFYQKKKSRWPFSDECIPWEMWAFKLNVVNLANEQERQICREKVGEKLGEKIINIIEVMNRHEYLPKMPTQSEVDNVFDTSLRDVQPYLYKITYQITDSLGTSVSTTMRRLIKDTLAL is encoded by the exons ATGAACTGTAGATCGCAGACCCTGGAGCTGACGGTGGAAGCCAGGCAAATCGAGGAGACGGTGCTGGCTGTCCTCCACACCGTACTTCTGCACAGGAGCTCGGGGAAATTTCACTACAAGAAGGAAGGCACCTACTCAATCGGCACCGTGGGCACCGAAGATGTCGACTGCGATTTCGTCGATTGCACCTACGTGAGGGTATCGTCGGACGAGCTGGACCGCACGTTGCGCCGGTCCGTAGGCGAGTTTAAG GATGCTCTTCGCAACTCTGGCAGTGATGGGAGCGGTCAGATTTCCCTGGAATTCTACCAGAAGAAGAAGTCACGGTGGCCGTTCTCCGATGAGTGTATCCCATGGGAGATGTGGGCCTTCAAACTGAATGTGGTGAACCTGGCCAATGAGCAGGAGCGGCAGATCTGCAGGGAGAAGGTGGGTGAGAAGCTGGGTGAGAAGATCATCAACATCATCGAGGTGATGAACAGACACGAGTACTTGCCCAAAATGCCCACGCAGTCGGAGGTGGACAATGTCTTTGACACAAGTCTGAGAGACGTACAACCCTACCTGTACAAAATTACCTACCAGATCACCGATTCTCTGGGAACATCTGTCAGTACCACCATGAGGAGGTTAATCAAAGATACCCTGGCTTTATAA